The genomic stretch ATCGAATATCTCAAGACGCCGCCGTCGCGCGACATGCTGCAGCAACTGGTGGCGCGGATGGGCATTCCGGTGCGTGCGCTGCTGCGCGAGAAGGGCACGCCCTATGCGGAGCTCGGCCTCGGCGCGCCCGGTCTTTCCGACACGCAGCTGCTCGACGCCATGATGGCGCATCCGATCCTGATCAATCGCCCGATCGTGGTCAGCCCGCTAGGCGTGCGGCTGTGCCGGCCGTCCGAGGCGGTGCTGGAGATTCTGCCCGCGGTACCGCTCGGCGAATTCCGCAAGGAAGACGGCGAGCTGGTGCTCGACGCCGACGGCCGCCGCGCCGCGACGGCGTGACGATTGCCCCCACTGTCATTGCGAGGAGCGCAGCGACGAAGCA from Rhodopseudomonas sp. BAL398 encodes the following:
- the arsC gene encoding arsenate reductase (glutaredoxin) (This arsenate reductase requires both glutathione and glutaredoxin to convert arsenate to arsenite, after which the efflux transporter formed by ArsA and ArsB can extrude the arsenite from the cell, providing resistance.), giving the protein MDVVIYHNPQCGTSRNTLALIRHAGIEPHVIEYLKTPPSRDMLQQLVARMGIPVRALLREKGTPYAELGLGAPGLSDTQLLDAMMAHPILINRPIVVSPLGVRLCRPSEAVLEILPAVPLGEFRKEDGELVLDADGRRAATA